A single region of the Candidatus Acidiferrales bacterium genome encodes:
- a CDS encoding IS630 family transposase, translating to MSGIGLVEIAAQKKSLHDSQRDTPRVKQARAAFAEGVDAFLTPVLDRLKFLDESGTHLGLTRLYGRAAPGARVPEGTSGYSGPHYTVVAALSLTGIHAPWVFEGAMNALAFRAYVEHELGPSLEPGDLVILDNLSAHKDAEARALIEARGAHLLFLPPYSSDFNPIELGWAAVKKALRAAKPRTLDALVEALRKALLAITPEHADAWFAHCGYDPA from the coding sequence GTGTCGGGAATTGGCCTTGTTGAAATTGCCGCTCAAAAAAAGAGCCTCCACGACAGCCAGCGGGACACGCCGCGGGTCAAGCAGGCACGCGCCGCCTTTGCCGAGGGGGTGGACGCGTTCTTGACCCCCGTCCTCGACCGGCTGAAATTTCTCGATGAAAGTGGGACGCATTTGGGCTTGACGCGGCTCTACGGACGAGCGGCGCCTGGGGCGCGGGTCCCAGAAGGCACGTCGGGCTATTCGGGGCCGCACTATACTGTGGTGGCGGCGCTGAGCCTGACCGGCATCCACGCGCCGTGGGTGTTTGAAGGGGCGATGAACGCGCTGGCGTTTCGAGCGTACGTGGAACACGAACTGGGACCGAGCCTGGAGCCGGGCGATCTCGTCATTCTGGACAACCTGTCGGCCCACAAAGATGCCGAAGCCCGTGCGTTGATAGAAGCGCGTGGGGCACACCTGCTCTTCCTGCCGCCCTACTCGTCCGATTTCAATCCGATTGAACTCGGCTGGGCCGCCGTCAAGAAAGCGTTGCGCGCTGCCAAACCGCGCACCTTGGACGCCTTGGTCGAAGCGCTGCGGAAGGCGCTGCTGGCCATCACGCCTGAACATGCTGACGCTTGGTTCGCTCACTGTGGT